A stretch of the Aegilops tauschii subsp. strangulata cultivar AL8/78 chromosome 4, Aet v6.0, whole genome shotgun sequence genome encodes the following:
- the LOC109742896 gene encoding uncharacterized protein, protein MKAQWDNVGLRTFIDICVEEVNANNRGKEGTLSPLGYENVVRKFFERTRREYTKKQFKKKWDVLKKEYAIWKTLTQKASGIGFDPVTKTIAASDEWWANEIQRNELAAKFQFAPLEDEIKLSAIFDDISVTNEYARAAPPSSQVDASQIHIDDDDVAGSGCEIDATFVTPNKAKGRKKRSCPYSPSPAMVQKIAKDSDDRMQFKRIADLWEKRETSRNSATSEMKEDPVRDEIKEMKDMVVNDGGKPGSEVYFHALELFTKKEHRDVLSALKEEDSTVRLEWINRAWETFMKKI, encoded by the exons ATGAAAGCACAATGGGATAATGTGGGTCTTAGAACTTTCATTGATATTTGTGTGGAAGAAGTGAATGCCAATAACCGTGGCAAAGAAGGAACATTGTCACCACTTGGATATGAAAATGTGGTCAGAAAGTTTTTTGAGCGCACGAGGAGAGAATATACCAAAAAGCAATTCAAGAAGAAGTGGGATGTGCTGAAAAAAGAGTATGCTATTTGGAAGACATTAACCCAAAAGGCATCAGGCATTGGGTTTGATCCTGTTACCAAGACCATTGCGGCTAGTGATGAATGGTGGGCAAATGAGATACAG AGAAATGAACTTGCCGCCAAGTTTCAATTTGCTCCACTAGAGGATGAGATCAAACTGAGTGCTATATTTGATGATATTAGTGTGACAAATGAGTACGCGAGGGCGGCACCTCCCTCGTCTCAAGTTGATGCATCTCAAATTCacattgatgatgatgatgtggctgGTTCAGGATGTGAAATAGATGCTACTTTTGTGACACCTAACAAAGCTAAAGGTCGAAAGAAGAGATCATGTCCTTATTCACCTAGTCCTGCGATGGTGCAAAAGATTGCAAAAGATAGTGATGATAGAATGCAATTTAAGCGTATTGCTGACCTTTGGGAAAAGAGGGAGACTAGCCGCAATTCGGCGACATCTGAAATGAAGGAGGATCCTGTGAGAGATGAGATTAAGGAGATGAAGGACATGGTGGTGAATGATGGAGGTAAACCTGGAAGTGAAGTGTATTTTCATGCTCTAGAACTCTTTACGAAGAAGGAACATCGTGATGTCTTGAGTGCACTAAAGGAGGAAGATTCAACTGTGAGGCTTGAATGGATCAACAGGGCATGGGAAACATTTATGAAAAAAATTTAG